Proteins from one Salvelinus sp. IW2-2015 linkage group LG9, ASM291031v2, whole genome shotgun sequence genomic window:
- the dtd2 gene encoding D-aminoacyl-tRNA deacylase 2 produces the protein MTEKAGSPLARTVLQQCLYARLQVKLADDQSEAEWVEIDRGMVVYICFFKGATEEMIPKIVNTLLNLKLCEADSGKYVSVLDLPGNVLIVPQATLGGKAKGKGMQYHHNIGKEEGLQLYSNFVSLCEKELALSSNSSETGMIVKHGTYGNRQVLKLDTNGPYTHLMEF, from the exons ATGACTGAAAAGGCAGGTTCTCCACTAGCAAGAACTGTTCTTCAGCAGTGTCTCTATGCAAGGCTTCAGGTCAAACTTGCAGATGATCAGTCTGAGGCTGAATGGGTGGAG ATTGACAGAGGGATGGTGGTCTACATCTGCTTTTTTAAAGGCGCTACAGAGGAAATGATTCCAAAAATCG TGAACACTCTGCTCAACTTGAAGCTGTGTGAAGCTGACTCTGGGAAGTATGTGTCAGTGTTGGACCTGCCTGGGAACGTCCTCATCGTGCCTCAGGCTACACTGGGAGGCAAGGCCAAAGGGAAGGGCATGCAGTACCACCATAACATTGGGAAAGAAGAGGGCCTACAGCTCTATTCTAACTTTGTCTCCCTGTGTGAGAAGGAACTGGCTTTGTCCAGTAACAGTAGTGAGACTGGGATGATCGTGAAACATGGAACATATGGGAACAGACAAGTACTGAAGCTAGATACTAACGGACCATACACACACCTGATGGAGTTTTGA
- the nubpl gene encoding iron-sulfur cluster transfer protein NUBPL: MAHCSYSKFSHLLKLTTANLNKPTLLRTGRDIQHAPQRCKYFIRFHKTSGSERSLQERQKQHMARGLPKQKPIAGVKQVIVVASGKGGVGKSTTAVNLALGLTANDPSKTVGILDADVYGPSVPKLMSLKGNPELTDNNLMRPLMNFGIPCMSMGFLVEDVAPIVWRGLMVMSAIEKLLRQVDWGLLDYLVIDMPPGTGDVQLSITQNVPIAGAVIVSTPQDIALLDARRGAEMFRKVNVPVLGIVQNMSVFQCPKCNHQTHIFGADGARALADTLGVQVLGDIPLHLSIREMSDRGQPVVVSSPDSPEAEAYRKVATAVVQRLEELSG; encoded by the exons ATGGCTCACTGTAGCTACAGTAAATTCTCACATTTATTAAAATTAACAACCGCTAACCTAAATAAACCAACATTGTTACGGACAGGGAGAGACATTCAACATGCTCCACAACGCTGCAAATATTTCATACGTTTTCACAAG ACCTCAGGTTCTGAGAGGTCGTTGCAGGAGAGACAGAAGCAGCACATGGCTCGTGGCTTGCCCAAACAAAAGCCCATTGCTGGAGTGAAACAAGTTATTGTGGTGGCCTCAGGGAAGGGGGGTGTTGGGAAATCAACCACTGCAG TGAATTTGGCCCTTGGACTCACAGCTAATGATCCA AGTAAAACTGTGGGCATCTTAGACGCTGATGTTTACGGTCCCTCAGTTCCTAAACTGATGAGCCTGAAGGGGAACCCAGAACTAACTGACA ACAACCTAATGAGACCACTTATGAATTTTGGGATTCCTTG TATGTCCATGGGGTTTCTGGTAGAGGATGTTGCACCCATTGTCTGGAGGGGCCTGATGGTGATGTCAGCTATAGAGAAGCTACTTAGACAG GTAGATTGGGGACTGCTGGACTACCTGGTTATTGACATGCCACCTGGGACTGGAGATGTTCAGTTATCAATCACTCAGAACGTCCCAATAGCAGGAGCAGTGATCGTGTCCACTCCTCAGGATATTGCCTTGCTGGATGCACGCAGAGGAGCAGAAATGTTCAGAAAGGTCAATGTACCG GTCCTGGGTATAGTCCAGAATATGAGCGTGTTTCAGTGCCCCAAGTGTAACCACCAGACCCACATCTTTGGGGCAGATGGAGCAAGGGCCCTTGCTGATACTCTGGGAGTACAAGTATTGG GAGACATTCCTCTACACCTGAGCATCAGAGAGATGTCAGACAGAGGCCAGCCTGTAGTGGTGTCCTCACCTGACAGCCCTGAG GCTGAGGCCTACAGAAAGGTGGCGACTGCCGTGGTCCAGCGTCTAGAAGAACTCTCTGGTTGA